The following DNA comes from bacterium.
ACCGACCATCTGGCAGGATTTGCCGGAATTTATCGAAAAAATAAAAAAAATGGGTTTTTTGGTAAAGCTGGATACCAATGGCACTAATCCCGATATGATCGAAAAACTTATCAAAAGAAAGCTTATTGATCATTTTGCCATTGATATAAAAAATTCGCCGGAAAAATACCGCAAGACTGTAAATGCGGAAATCAAAACAGTAAATATTGAAAGAACATTAAAAATGATCGTTGCCGCCGGCGTTTCCATGGAGTTTCGTACCACGGCGGTGCCGGGGTTGATAATAAAAGAAGACTTTGTTAAAATTAAAGAATGGCTGGAAGATTTGGGGGTTTTGGAAAAAGTGTTATCTTACGCTATTCAGCAATTTCGTCCGCTTAAGACTTTGGATAAAAAGTTTGAGAAAATCAAGCCGTATCCTGATGGGGAGCTAAAAGAGATGGCAGGAATTTTAAAAGGGAAAGTGAAAGTGGAGATTAGAGGAATTTAAGTCGAAAGGAAAATTTAAACGATTTACGATTAACGAATGAAACCCCAATTAATCATTATTCTTAAATCTTAAATCAAAGACAAGATAAACATTAATTGATTTGTAAATTCAATAACTAAATTATTAAAATAAAATAAATTATATGGGAATTCTGGATTTTTTAGGAAAGAACAAAATTACAATGGGGCTTTTTAAAGTCGCTTTTAAGAAAATGAACGATGAGCAGAAAGAAGATTTTATTTACAAAGCGATTGATAAATTGGCGTC
Coding sequences within:
- a CDS encoding anaerobic ribonucleoside-triphosphate reductase activating protein, encoding MIIGGLQKFSLIDYPGKISAVVFLSGCNFRCGFCHNPELVSPELLKDQPQISEKEFFDFLGERQGKLDGVCVTGGEPTIWQDLPEFIEKIKKMGFLVKLDTNGTNPDMIEKLIKRKLIDHFAIDIKNSPEKYRKTVNAEIKTVNIERTLKMIVAAGVSMEFRTTAVPGLIIKEDFVKIKEWLEDLGVLEKVLSYAIQQFRPLKTLDKKFEKIKPYPDGELKEMAGILKGKVKVEIRGI